The Musa acuminata AAA Group cultivar baxijiao chromosome BXJ1-3, Cavendish_Baxijiao_AAA, whole genome shotgun sequence genome window below encodes:
- the LOC135622684 gene encoding uncharacterized protein LOC135622684 — MTSETSLESEKKIYLTLEDTQSNINWDDIVCPICLDVPHNAVLLHCGSYDRGCRAFMCDTDDYHSNCLDRYKRAHGLPTITTVSSTTTGTPTQSIRVIPLGSGSSPTCPLCRGNVTGLVVVDEVRAYLNMMKRCCEEKQCLYVGNYMELQRHAKQEHPHSRPSKVDPDRQQDWENFQRSSEMIDVLSTIHSEMPHGVLFGDYIIEYGDESSDEFEDFPGDDGNWWTSCILYHVFDNFRSTIDRQRLRNEETSRVQARSFYDAHMDDGSTSSADMPEYHFDGSDEEFGEADDGAASRGSQSHRSYRRRRSRFQEH, encoded by the exons ATGACTTCAGAAACCTCTCTCGAAAGTGAGAAAAAGATTTATCTGACCTTAGAGGATACACAGTCTAACATTAACTGGGATGATATCGTTTGCCCTATCTGTTTGGATGTTCCGCACAATGCAGTGCTACTTCACTGCGGTTCATATGATCGAGGGTGTAGAGCATTCATGTGCGACACTGATGATTATCACTCCAACTGTCTTGACCGATATAAACGTGCACATGGTTTGCCTACCATCACGACGGTCTCCTCAACTACAACCGGGACACCCACTCAAAGCATTCGAGTAATTCCTTTGGGTTCTGGCAGCAGCCCTACCTGCCCGTTGTGTCGAGGGAATGTGACAGGGTTGGTCGTAGTTGATGAGGTCCGCGCATACCTCAACATGATGAAGAGATGCTgcgaagagaagcaatgtttataTGTCGGCAACTACATGGAACTGCAACGGCATGCCAAACAAGAGCACCCTCATTCTCGGCCATCAAAAGTGGACCCAGATAGACAACAAGATTGGGAGAATTTTCAGCGCTCCTCAGAAATGATAGATGTCTTGAGTACTATTCACTCAGAAATGCCACATGGTGTTTTGTTTGGGGACTACATTATTGAGTATGGGGATGAGAGCAGTGATGAATTTGAGGATTTCCCTGGAGATGACGGCAATTGGTGGACCTCTTGTATTCTCTATCATGTCTTCGACAACTTCAGGTCAACGATAGATCGGCAGAGATTAAGAAATGAAGAGACAAGTAGAGTTCAAGCTAGATCATTCTATGATGCTCATATGGATGATGGTTCAACGTCATCTGCTGATATGCCAGAATACCATTTTGATGGAAGTGATGAGGAGTTTGGAGAAGCAGATGATGGAGCAGCATCCAGGGGAAGCCAGAGTCACCGCAG CTACAGGAGGCGCAGGTCTCGATTCCAAGAACACTAG
- the LOC135622698 gene encoding uncharacterized protein LOC135622698: protein MAYVDHAFSISDEDIMMGDSSHAIQNRPPVKEIAFAVSLLVFGSLAIVVGSVMAANRVGGDRAHGVFFAVLGSVLFLPGFYYTRIAYYAYKGYKGFSFDNIPSV, encoded by the exons ATGGCGTACGTCGACCACGCCTTCTCCATCTCCGACGAGGACATCATGATGGGCGACTCCAGCCACGCCATCCAGAACCGTCCGCCCGTCAAGGAGATCGCCTTCGCGGTGTCCCTCCTCGTCTTCGGCTCCCTCGCAATCGTCGTCGGTTCCGTCATGGCCGCCAACCGCGTCGGCGGCGATCGAGCCCATG GGGTTTTCTTTGCGGTCTTGGGGTCGGTGTTGTTCCTGCCGGGTTTCTACTACACGAGGATAGCTTATTATGCATATAAGGGGTACAAAGGCTTCTCCTTTGACAATATTCCCTCGGTCTGA
- the LOC103973140 gene encoding uncharacterized protein LOC103973140, translating into MDGSKGRRTATGISFSRGGCIITLREQNYHDRSVRCCSRLGCSASLYAMKGTQVGKQDRASFHSGPCQSLSANGFRKPQRGQRSSCSREEANVAESRNTRRDSDKPKSGRRFTGIKDSDSNRRVENKKDLHSVPLSPLVGSAKLPCSSDSATGGVGSSRMKLRSITSKEAARQSRYRYIENSSASGSTSMTHGDASHDMASRSEVFGVENPRGTDISNVLAPECSSADSRSSRADNNLRMRSLKRGSSSFRGRGRIPSSNGSNLGTSDLSVSLPEHLISYQATRGSRNQSTNKVVVSVRTRQPPRGDTRIRPVGQVDESILAPMPLTVTQQSQCESGAIPQSSSRSSADFHRFYQNIHGDPGTSTQIAPRRQIHESAANRLHIFDALLQDRDGYPHLNMGGVAEVLLALERIEQDEGLTHEQLLALGNHLSLDSRSFHDQYRDMRMDIDNMSYEDLLALEEKMGTVSTALTEEALSRCLKRSPYMSASLISGISGRDEDEVKCSICQEEFVMEDEVGELVCKHTYHAACIRRWLQLKNWCPICKASLL; encoded by the exons ATGGATGGTTCCAAGGGTAGAAGGACCGCTACCGGAATAAGTTTTTCCAGAGGTGGTTGCATTATTACTCTTAGAGAACAAAACTACCATGATAGAAGTGTCCGATGCTGTAGCCGGTTGGGATGTAGTGCTAGTCTCTATGCCATGAAAGGCACCCAGGTAGGAAAACAGGACAGAGCTTCCTTCCACTCAGGACCGTGTCAATCATTATCTGCTAATGGTTTTAGAAAGCCTCAACGAGGACAAAGATCCAGTTGTTCTCGTGAAGAAGCAAATGTTGCAGAAAGCCGTAATACCCGAAGAGATAGTGATAAACCCAAAAGTGGTAGAAGATTCACAGGTATAAAAGATTCAGACTCCAACCGAAGAGTAGAGAATAAAAAAGACTTGCACTCTGTCCCGTTAAGTCCATTAGTTGGATCTGCAAAGCTTCCCTGCTCATCAGATAGTGCAACTGGAGGAGTGGGGTCCAGCAGGATGAAATTGAGATCAATAACATCTAAGGAAGCCGCTAGACAGTCTAGATATCGTTATATAGAAAATTCGAGTGCATCTGGTAGCACCAGCATGACTCATGGGGATGCTTCACATGATATGGCATCCAGGTCAGAGGTCTTTGGTGTGGAAAATCCTAGAGGAACAGACATATCCAATGTTCTTGCACCAGAGTGTAGCTCTGCTGATTCCAGAAGTAGCAGAGCAGATAATAATTTAAGAATGAGATCCCTCAAAAGGGGAAGTTCATCTTTCAGAGGCAGAGGCCGAATCCCATCCTCAAATGGATCAAATCTAGGTACTTCAGACCTGAGTGTATCTCTTCCGGAgcatttaatatcttatcaagctACAAGAGGATCCAGAAACCAATCTACCAATAAGGTTGTTGTCTCAGTCAGAACAAGGCAGCCACCTAGGGGTGATACTAGAATAAGACCAGTAGGACAAGTAGATGAGTCCATTTTGGCACCAATGCCTCTAACTGTTACCCAACAGTCACAATGTGAATCAGGAGCTATTCCTCAAAGTTCATCGAGATCATCCGCAGATTTTCATCGTTTTTACCAGAATATACATGGAGATCCTGGAACCAGCACTCAGATTGCTCCTAGGAGACAAATTCATGAATCTGCAGCCAATCGCCTGCATATATTTGATGCTCTTTTACAAGATAGAGATGGCTATCCACACTTAAACATGGGAGGAGTTGCTGAG GTGTTATTGGCACTTGAGAGGATTGAACAAGATGAAGGGTTAACACACGAG CAATTATTGGCCCTTGGCAATCATTTGTCTTTGGATAGCCGAAGTTTCCATGACCAGTACAGAGACATGAGAATGGACATAGATAATATGTCATATGAG GACTTGTTAGCCCTGGAAGAGAAGATGGGTACTGTGAGCACAGCTCTCACAGAGGAAGCTTTATCAAGGTGCTTGAAGAGAAGTCCCTACATGTCTGCCTCTTTGATCTCCGGGATCTCTGGACGTGACGAGGATGAAGTCAAATGCAGCATATGCCAG GAGGAATTTGTTATGGAAGACGAGGTGGGGGAGTTGGTGTGCAAGCATACGTACCATGCAGCATGCATCCGCCGATGGCTTCAGCTAAAGAACTGGTGCCCTATCTGCAAAGCCTCCCTCTTGTAA